The sequence aaaatacaagttataaaactataaatgaaaatttatcgaaacatgataaaaaatttgaaatatatgcAAATTACATTACTTTCACCGTTAATAAGATCAGTTTGAAAAATATGCAAATAATAGAACAAAAAATGTAGTTTCATTTTGATGTTTAAATAAAAATGAGATGGTGTCCTCTACCTTCCACAACTTAACAAGAATGTTCTATGGTTATTTTTTGGTTGTATTGAAAAGTTGATCGTTCCGCACCTCaaacattaaaaattttaatagctTTAGTTTAAAGATCGTATAGTATATTTTATATTGTTTGTGACCTTTtcaaaaaagacaaaaaaaaaaatccttgtATGAAATATTTGCAAGAAATGAGATATCTGATAAAGGTTAAACAAGAGCCTTCCAAGTCAGGTCCTACAATTTATGTCATAACAAAATTTATTACAACATTCGTAAATTTCCCTCAATTATTATTAGTTATTTTattatctattatatatatatatatatatatatataatataatataaacgtagaaaaaaatttattatctaGAGCAATTTCTTTTAAACAAGTTCAAAACAGAGAttaagaaattatttttgaagtaTCCTTAATTCATCTCAATCATatgattaattataaataaaaattattcaattattaaaaacctatttctttCTTTGTTTAGTTATTGATCAATTAATAGAattttttagatcaaatttgtGTCCCCTTATCTaagcaaaaaattaaaaattgttaTGCTAAAAAAACAGTCTTCAAGATGTCCTCAAGATGTCCTCGTCCCACACTCTCAACTGATGTTAACCTGGCCTCATGTCAATCTTATAATACACTGAAGTACCTTGAAGCTGATCAAATAGATAACCAATGCGTTGCAGCGAATACTTATTCTTTATCGTTACTTGGTTCAACTTTCTGTAATTGATACATACGTATAAAACCATCATTTTCTTGACGGACAACACTGGAGCCCCCAAAGGCAAAATGCTCAGACGAATGTAACATTTGTCCAACAAATCCCACAACTGCTGTTGCAACTTTCCATCTCTGACAGTACCAAACGATAAGGTGCACGAAAAATCGGTGCCGAACCTGACACAAGCCGATCCCAAACTCAACCTCTTGGACCGGAGGAAACCCTGGAATCTAATCTGAAAAAACTTTTGAGTACTCGCAAACCATTGACAACTCCTCAAGAGTACTACTCTCTATGGACATGTCAATCGCATATGTAGTAGCCCAACATAATATAATCATGTGTATTGATAGTAAAGTTTATGGATAGATcgtattttataaaaagtttatagaagatttaaaatttatgagTAGTTTATATAAATCTTAAACaccaaataaaatttattttttaaaaaacttaaagtCCATGAAATCTCATTAAatcttaatattttttgtaataatttaaataaaatccaatgaaatctcataaaatattcatATTATTTAGAATCTCATTTTACCAAACATTGAAATCTCATCCAAATCATTGTGTTCACACACGGTAGGAAGTTCCACTCGTTGTGTCACTACGAATTTATAAAAATGCTTCTCATGATTATCGAAGTCATATACAGCTTTCGATGTActaattgttttaaattcaaTCAAGTATATGTTATTAAAGGACGCTGACAGTAATCGATTGATTctcatatataatattatagaaAGTGTTCTAAAGGACGATATGACCGTCTAAGTGGCGCTTAGATGCTAGATGATTGCTCGCCATTTCGATTTTTAGATAATTGTAGTTTTTGGGATTTATTGCGTTAGTTAGCCATATAGGTCACCTTATCGCCACctaaaagactcaaaatcatCTTATAATGTTTTatgttgtttaaattttaattttaattttttagtattCGAAGCACAATGAAAATAATCCACCGCGGGCAGTTGAACTCATCACTACCTATTAATAAGATAAGACGAACCACTTCTCCAACTGACAGATAACTCAACATTAATAGCAGGTCTAATTATGACATTATTTCATGCATAGAATATTGTGCTGGAGGAGATCCCTGTTAGGATACGACCTATACATGTTTTGATTGGCTAGAGGTTTCGAACAGAGCTTTCATCCGAATTTAATACATAaggaccaaaaaaaaaaaaacacacttaTCCGAGAGAATCAGTAAGAGATCTTCTGTAGTTTGTTAGGAGGGAAATGCAGCATCAAGTCCTTCAACTCCCTAACAATGTCCCCTATAGTTGGCTGCTCATCCAATTTCACTTTCAAACAATCTATAGCCAGAGTAGTGATGCGCAAAGCGACCTTCTCATTTATGTTAAAAGAGTAGTCCACTGCTGAATTTTTGAGATCATAGTTGAGAATTATGGATTCATCCCATATTTCTAAGGGAAGGTCTGGGTATTGTTGTTTGTTGATGAGCTCCAGAAGTAGAATACCAAAAGCAAAAATATCACATCTCATGGACCAGGGTGGGCCTAcaaacaagaactccaaatgTGTTGGCATTGAAACATGGTTGGACTAATAATTGTGAATGCATCATTCCCAGGGATGTGATGGACGTAGAAAAAAAGGAAGGAGGATGTGTTGTGCTTTATCATTTAGTTGATGAAAGACTTGGATAATCAAATGCCTCTTACGTACTCTAGTATCTTAACAAAATCATAGAATGGTTAAACCTGAAAGGAACAAACTATGACCATCGGACAAACTCTACGATTTTGATACAAATGGTTGATTACGGATTTAAAGAATGAAAGAATGCCTTGACATGATAAATTATCCCCATCTATTGACATTTACACTAGTAGAATTTTCAGCTTTTACTTCGCCATCatttacttcgtcaattaagAATTACGAAGTAATATGTAACAATACACTTCAGTAATTAGactgccgaagtaaaaacacaCATTTTACTTCGGATTTTAAAAAACCCGGGCTTCACTAATAATTTTGTGTCATATTTTACTTCGGCATATTATATTTGATGAAGTATAAaggttaaaaaataaaaatataatgataCTTGCTGAAGTAAATAGATGAACAGATCCTTAATCTCCCATTCACCTTTTAACTttcttatatattttctatCGTACGTACAGTGAAAAAAACCCATCGCCATCGATCTTATTTCTTCTTCAACCCTACGGCCGCCGCTTTGCATCTCCAGCCGTCCACCACCGCTAGGAACTGCTCGTCAATGCCGTAATTGGAAAGCCCAAGGTCTGAATCCTAGCAGCACTGGCCGGTTCCTCCAGGTTTGATGTCCATAGCCAGAGATCTATTTCTTGTTTTTCATTTTCTGTATTTCTCGCTAGTACCCGAGCAGCCACAATATTTGGCTCGTATCTCTTTCATCCGGAGACGAAATTTCAAACGGTTTGACGGTTTTCTTCCTTACATCAGTAGCTTCGTTTTGGGCTATGAATCACTGTTTTTTATGATTATTAGTGCCGACACCGAGCCTTTTTGCGAGCTGTTTCCTTCACGCTGTTTCACCTGCGATTTTTCAATGATTCCAGCTTTGATTTTGGTGTTTCAGACCATCTTTAGTCTGTATTCGATGTATAAGACAACTTCCAGTGGAGCCCCACcattttccaaattttcagatgtTGTCTGCATCGCATCGAAGATTTATCTGATCTCGGTGCCGAAATCAATGAGTTATTCTGCTCTCAAATACTAATGCTTTCTGCTTCTTGTTTACCTTAGTTATGGCAGCAGAGCTAGTTCGTGCATCAAAATTTGAAACCGAAGGTGAGCCAAAGAAAGTAAGGTAACTATTTTCGTGAACCTACAATTATATCATTCAAATTTCCATAAAAGCCATTCTGTTTTGTTACTTTTGGTAATGTCATTTTTGTTACTTGTTGTTAGGTTCTACTACTACACAGCTGGCTCTGGGGGTGCTGGCCCGACTATATTATCCACAAGCTTTTTACTTCTGGGAGAGGAAGTTCTTGCATACAACAAAGGTTGATGATCAAATATGAGTTCTTGTTTTCACCATTTATGCATTTAAATATTTAACTGATTTTAGTAATTTAATTGACAAGATAGAAGGTCAAATTAAAACCTTATAGCGGGATGCTTAACATTAATTTTGGACTTGGAATTGGAAAGAAGGATGTTTTTCTCTTGTAAGTTTCTGGAAAATCATTTTATTCTGGATTTTGAAAAAGCTTATTCAGGAAATTACTATCCTGTTATTGTATTAGAATGCAtgctattttattatttttatactaaattctACCAAGAAGCGACAATCATTAGTCAGTTAAAAGAATATATTCTTTCAGAAATTTGCCTGAGGGCAGGAGCATTCACGAGGTCTTTGGAGTTCCAACTGTTAGCGCTCGGTTTGGAACTTCACCTTTCTTCTGGAATTGGGGAATGGGAGCAATGACAGATTTGCTTCCACCTGTATGtttatcaaattctgaaaattgaGATTTTACATGGattgatttaaaattatatttcggCAGTCATGATAAGTTTGCTTCCCAAATGGTATATGATATTATTCAACTTAAAATAGTTTTTTGTGTGTAATGTTATTGATGATGTAAGATTATCTAAATTGAATGCATTTATTCAAGATTTGTATAATCTGCAGGAATTCCTGAGAGACAAAAGTAAAGTCCAGCAATTAGTTCAACTATTTGACCCTTTAGTGAGGGCAGTAGATGGATTTGCTGGAGAGAAGGTGTCGATGCGAGTACGCTTACTTTTTTAGTATATCTCATGTTGTTTCAATTTTGCTCCATATGATCGTTTTGACATATTTCCCCTTTCAATATTAACAGGTTGATTTGGAGTGCTCCGAGGGATACCACAGAATCGGGATATTCAGCCACAAGAAACTATCTgtgtaattattttttattatttgttcaaaCCATGCAAACggttataattattatttttaattgtatcTTTGTGATTTTAGGTCAGTGGGATTTTCAACAGCTGCTTTTGTcctagccaagttgtggctaagggctttgagagtctcttattgtaaacaatctttgtttaatataatttacattcattaatgacattttatttatatttcttcataatgttatattgtgatatactattgttgttttgataaaggccttgaatatactatagtgtaagtaagatgagatagtgaataaagagagatcactatcatgaaacacatcttatagtcactgtatattctaaacagttcctagtcaattgagccgtccgcaaataaggataaggatcgctcgagatcgagactagcatttgcgattccaagtaccacgtttcattggtatggaacatagagatgttcaagcatgcaaatggatattcatatgatgaatgatcgaactaccctattcggacttttcaagtggttattattaattgagtggataagtccgcgattttgataaagaccttgaatatactatagtgtaagtaagatgagatagtgaataaagagagatcactatcatgaaacacatcttatagtcactgtatattctaaacagtttctagtcaattgagccgtccgcaaataaggataaggatcgctcgagatcgagactagcatttgcgatgccaagtaccacgtttcattggtatggaacatagagatgttcaaagcatgcaaatggatattcatatgatgaatgatcgaactaccctattcggactttccaagtggttattattaattgagtggataagtccgcggttttggttgtacaccattagtccttactacttgaaacatcatggagactctatatgctagtactatactttgactcgtttaccgactctatgagggtcatcaggtgtcgggattgggtacagttacgacacatataggagtcgatgctttgttgtcaatgattcaccacacgcttgcgagtgtggatatcctatgcgatctgaggagatattagtatgacaaatctctggccagagtactcgatgtgatttaggttacttggtttcctagtagcacatgcgacgtcactatttgatcttcaagatgcattgcatagttatcgaatctcgaacgactctcgatgtactaatggttgttgattcgatcgggatatatggatgaagggaccgtactgtacgctaaccaaaacctactagttcttgcaggcactatcagtgatacctagggaatcatggggcgatgttgctaggcgctcttaccatgattcgatgggtaagtcgaaaattgttgtttcgaatCACAAGGAgctgtgagcccacggctagctgtatccctgaaccattgagggtcacacaagtaatggattactaatccccgttgagatagttaaatttaaagtgttaaatttagcgaaagagaagttggacttcttaactaaagggagtggaatttcctaaaatgacatagggatggacatttttggaaatcactgaattcagattcagaaaaattatcttgacaaAAAAAgctgcaaaaatggtttctatgcacaatggtgaaattggtttatcattctcagtcacgatgaattttgtattaatttctgaacatgcggactttgcttgtcaggcttgaacttatgactaatgggccctaaggtgttagcagcccacattataaataagttattgcagtacagaaattgaacACACAACCTCATAATTGacagagcaattttcgaaaaacctagaaGAGTTCTAAGGagaattcgaaaatcctgtctccctTTTGAGAGAGAATTCAGTAtcttatttttggaaaattacattctaaattgacagatcaaatctgtaaatctcttcgataaacaactgattgatttctagtgaaatcaattagagggttttagttttctgttcgtggacctaattcaggagattgatcgagcgagtcatcagttcctgggatttacaacaagagcagattaatctgttggtgcccATAATCAagtcatagcttgaagaggtaaaatattaattgctattattattttacatgttgattttaatcgttaggatttgatacccaaaataaaaaattttaaactttcgctgctccgggtatcatatcacactgatctgaaaacgtgttccaacagtggcgtcagagacaggttgctctcagatcaaacgattaaaatttatcgattatacaaaatttttaagcctcgggtttttagaaacaaaaacaaaatttttaaaaataaatttgaagggcaacacgggcagtgatcgtcgctgcccaagggcagtaACAGGCTGCCCATGCTCGGgccccacgtgggggcggggctgcccgggaacatcccgggcagcccggaaaattaaaaaaattatttttaagaattttaaatttttgaaattttagtttttggtccgatcgaaaattgttttgattggtccacgaggcattggatcaaattgtttgagtccgaaacttttaaacttgatttttggataaatttgaatttttggaaaatttataaattttatccgttaaattagattttataaaattaattatttggtacaattgatgataagatatgatcttatgaatatattagataaaatttgattttatctttttaattaaattgtcattgcatgttatctaatgatttaattattgaattaaatattggataaaaggatgatcgattgtcatgaccaattttataggtgtatgttaggttgtttacatttggttttattattgttgtttagttttattaatgggcttggtttatgacccaatttgatttgtcatttgtaataaaaagtgggtctggtttatggcccgttcccacccttaaatatgtatcccctacttgtaatcgaaatttattgtaaatttattagacttagtgggagataaagatttgaagacaatggtgggcccagcagacaataaagaccgaagaaatgtaaattggaaagtcaatgtaataggattgcattgcatacttgcatatcacctaggattggacttagactcgtgattgacaaCCATGGGTCGAATAGTTattggggtcgatcatcctttatataatatatatgatattattgttgtatgcatgtttagactaaattgcatgaatcccgcaagcatacaaattatttaaagattagacaattttcaaaattaaaatttctcattttaaatatgatttaaaattgatatcaagataaataaaaggaaatttaaatattatttaaatgttcctaccttccatcaacgatcaatgtatgagatgctacccgcgggcacggtactcatattattgggggggcccgttcgtcgaaaaactgtacattggatcgacacatgttgtaagttggatggaactccgatgggattggctcatattattggggatccacatagcgaccgtccatcacaacttaatattgatggatcatcttgacatgtcacaataaacagcgtcatattattgggttcttattggacatgaggtaaaaacatggggttgctttggaagcaattgggctctaccttttgaaaattatggttggctgatattattcgggactatgatttgtcaattggactccatgtttccactaaggaaaccggtttctcgttttcactagagggtagtgaaatcgttaaaatagtgggagtgaaattcataaaataaatctcaccatattttatgtcttagtaaattaattaagcaatcactgattattgtctgtttcttttcagcatttcattacaatgaattcgcgcaatccactattctcgattctcgaacaaaacaaactgactggcgcaaactatacggaattgttccgtaagttaaagattgttctaagttcggaaaaggttttctacgtgttagaaaagcctcctccgaaagaagccccggctgatgtgagtccggaagaattggccaaacttgacaaatggtgggaccatgatgtcaaggccaaatgttacatgcaggcttcgatgtctgatg comes from Henckelia pumila isolate YLH828 chromosome 4, ASM3356847v2, whole genome shotgun sequence and encodes:
- the LOC140867422 gene encoding uncharacterized protein, coding for MLNINFGLGIGKKDVFLLNLPEGRSIHEVFGVPTVSARFGTSPFFWNWGMGAMTDLLPPEFLRDKSKVQQLVQLFDPLVRAVDGFAGEKVSMRVDLECSEGYHRIGIFSHKKLSV